One region of Triticum aestivum cultivar Chinese Spring chromosome 6B, IWGSC CS RefSeq v2.1, whole genome shotgun sequence genomic DNA includes:
- the LOC123133819 gene encoding ABC transporter B family member 4-like, whose amino-acid sequence MDATAEASSGEGARHGGEQRKDDQPEKKVSLLGMLRYADRLDMLLMVIGSLGAMGNGASGSLLLVLYGDVINSFGESTTSTVLPAVTKVVLNFIYLGLGTAVASFLQMSCWAMSGERQSARIRSLYLKSVLRQDIAFFDTEMTTGEAVSRMSSDTVIIQDALGEKAGKLIQTVSAFFGGFIVAFTKGWLLTLVMLTSLPLVAIAGAVSAQLLTGVSSKRLTSYSDAADTVEQTIGSIRTVVSFNGEKKAIEMYNKFNKNAYKTAVEEGLVNGFGMGSVFLIILSSYGLGFWYGGKLILDKGYTGGKIITVLFAVLTGANSLGSATPSISAIAEGQSAAYRLFETIERKPEIDSDDTSGMIMENIKGNVELKDVYFRYPARPGQLILDGISLQVASGTTMAIVGESGSGKSTVISLVERFYDPQAGEVLIDGFNIKNLSLDWIRGKIGLVSQEPLLFMTSIKDNIIYGKEDATLEEIKRSAELANAANFIEKLPNGYDTLVGQRGTLLSGGQKQRIAIARAILKDPKILLLDEATSALDVESERIVQEAINRILVERTTLVVAHRLSTVRNVDCITVVHQGKIVEQGPHHALVKDPNGAYSQFIRLQETRGDERRKVQDSGVPNSLSKSTSLSLRRSMTNASSGNSNRHSFKNPPGLSLELHEDAITDEQNTEGLPDGKTLQKAAVARLFYLNKPEVPILLLGTIAASVHGIIFPLYGLLISGGLKSFYEPPDKLRKDSSFWALIFVVLGFASFIAITTEYLLFAIAGGKLIERVRTLSFQNIVHQEVAWFDNPSNSSGALGTRLSVDALNVRRLVGDNLGLIVQSTASLIAGFVIAFTADWRLALIITCVIPLLGAQGYAQAKFLKGFGEEAKEMYEDASQVATDAVGSIRTIASFCAEKRVVTTYNKKCEALRKQGIRSGIVGGLGFGFSFLVLYLTFALCFYVGAQFVRQGKSTFADVFKVFLVLVLATLGVSQASALACNATKAKDSAISVFSILDRKSKIDTSSDEGMMLENVTGDIDFSNVSFKYPSRPDVQIFSDFTLHIPSRKTIALVGESGSGKSTIISLLERFYDPDSGSISVDGVEIKSLRVSWLRDQMGLVGQEPVLFNDTIRANITYGKHGEVTEEEVKGVAKAANAHEFISSLPQGYDTLVGEKGVQLSGGQKQRVAIARAIIKDPKILLLDEATSALDAESERIVQDALDRVVVSRTTIVVAHRLSTIKGADVIAVLKEGKIAEKGNHEALMRIKGGVYASLVELRSNSK is encoded by the exons ATGGACGCGACAGCAGAAGCTAGCAGCGGAGAAGGAGCACGCCACGGCGGCGAGCAACGAAAAGATGATCAGCCGGAGAAGAAGGTGTCGTTGCTCGGCATGCTCAGGTACGCCGACCGCCTCGACATGCTGCTCATGGTGATCGGCTCGCTGGGGGCGATGGGGAACGGCGCATCGGGGTCCCTCCTATTGGTCCTCTATGGAGACGTCATCAACTCCTTCGGCGAGAGCACCACCAGCACCGTCCTCCCCGCCGTCACCAAG GTTGTTCTCAACTTCATATATTTGGGCCTTGGGACAGCAGTTGCTTCCTTTCTTC AGATGTCATGCTGGGCAATGTCAGGAGAAAGGCAGTCAGCCCGCATCCGTTCTTTGTACCTGAAATCAGTTCTGAGACAAGATATTGCATTCTTCGACACAGAAATGACAACTGGCGAAGCAGTTTCAAGAATGTCTAGTGATACGGTCATAATTCAAGATGCTCTTGGTGAGAAG GCAGGGAAGCTTATACAAACCGTATCTGCCTTCTTTGGGGGTTTCATCGTAGCATTCACAAAAGGCTGGCTCCTCACTCTTGTCATGCTAACGTCACTACCTTTAGTTGCTATCGCTGGTGCAGTGTCTGCACAACTGCTAACTGGGGTTTCTAGCAAGCGACTAACATCGTATAGTGATGCTGCAGACACAGTTGAACAGACAATTGGATCTATACGAACA GTTGTGTCCTTCAATGGCGAGAAGAAAGCTATAGAAATGTATAATAAATTCAATAAAAATGCATACAAGACTGCTGTTGAGGAAGGCCTCGTCAATGGTTTTGGCATGGGCTCTGTCTTCCTCATCATATTGAGCAGCTATGGTCTAGGCTTCTGGTATGGTGGAAAGCTAATCCTTGACAAAGGATACACTGGAGGGAAGATCATCACTGTTTTGTTTGCTGTATTAACTGGCGCAAA TTCGTTAGGTAGTGCAACACCATCAATTTCTGCAATTGCAGAAGGTCAATCTGCAGCATATAGACTGTTCGAAACAATTGAGAGGAAACCCGAAATAGATTCAGATGATACAAGTGGCATGATCATGGAAAATATCAAGGGCAATGTTGAGCTAAAGGATGTATATTTTCGCTACCCTGCAAGACCCGGGCAGTTAATATTAGATGGAATATCATTACAGGTAGCCagtggaacaacaatggccatagTTGGAGAGAGTGGAAGTGGCAAGTCAACTGTTATCAGCCTAGTTGAAAGATTCTATGATCCACAGGCTGGCGAAGTTTTGATAGATGGATTTAACATCAAGAATCTGAGTCTTGATTGGATAAGAGGGAAGATCGGTCTTGTTAGCCAAGAACCATTGTTGTTTATGACCTCCATTAAAGATAACATAATATATGGTAAAGAAGATGCAACACTTGAAGAGATCAAGAGATCAGCCGAGCTTGCAAATGCCGCAAACTTCATCGAGAAGTTACCAAAT GGCTACGACACATTGGTTGGCCAACGTGGCACTCTACTTTCTGGAGGACAAAAGCAAAGAATTGCAATTGCGAGAGCCATCCTTAAAGATCCAAAAATCCTTTTGCTAGATGAAGCAACAAGTGCATTGGATGTGGAATCTGAGAGGATAGTTCAGGAGGCAATCAATAGGATATTGGTGGAAAGAACCACACTTGTCGTTGCACATCGTTTGAGCACTGTAAGGAATGTTGACTGCATCACAGTCGTTCATCAAGGGAAAATAGTTGAACAAG GCCCTCATCATGCATTGGTAAAGGATCCCAATGGAGCTTACTCCCAGTTTATTAGGCTACAAGAAACTCGTGGTGATGAAAGACGTAAAGTACAGGATTCTGGAGTGCCCAATTCCTTATCAAAAAGCACTAGTTTGTCACTTAGACGGTCAATGACTAATGCTTCTTCTGGCAATAGCAACAGACACTCCTTCAAGAACCCCCCAGGACTATCACTTGAGTTGCATGAGGATGCAATCACAGATGAACAGAACACAGAGGGCCTTCCCGATGGGAAGACCCTTCAGAAAGCAGCAGTTGCGCGACTTTTTTATCTTAACAAGCCAGAGGTACCGATTCTTCTGCTCGGCACTATAGCAGCATCGGTGCATGGAATCATTTTTCCATTGTATGGCCTACTAATATCTGGCGGTCTAAAATCATTCTACGAGCCACCAGATAAGCTGCGAAAAGATTCTAGCTTTTGGGCATTGATATTTGTAGTTCTGGGGTTTGCATCTTTCATTGCAATCACAACAGAATATCTTTTGTTTGCAATTGCTGGTGGCAAGCTTATAGAGCGTGTTCGTACTCTGTCATTTCAAAATATTGTGCATCAGGAAGTTGCTTGGTTTGATAATCCCTCAAATTCCAG TGGTGCACTTGGTACACGACTCTCAGTTGACGCATTAAATGTGCGGCGCTTAGTAGGAGATAACCTGGGCCTTATAGTGCAGTCTACAGCTTCACTAATAGCTGGCTTTGTCATAGCTTTTACGGCAGACTGGAGGCTTGCACTGATTATCACTTGTGTCATTCCTTTATTGGGTGCACAAGGTTATGCTCAAGCGAAGTTCTTGAAGGGTTTTGGTGAAGAAGCTAAG GAGATGTATGAAGATGCAAGTCAAGTTGCAACTGACGCTGTTGGTAGTATCAGAACTATAGCATCTTTCTGTGCAGAGAAAAGAGTGGTTACAACATATAACAAGAAATGTGAAGCTTTAAGGAAACAGGGCATTCGAAGTGGAATCGTTGGAGGGCTTGGTTTTGGTTTCTCATTCTTGGTGTTGTATTTGACATTTGCTCTATGTTTCTATGTTGGTGCACAGTTTGTACGTCAGGGAAAATCTACTTTCGCAGATGTTTTCAAA GTTTTCCTTGTCTTAGTTTTGGCAACTCTTGGGGTTTCGCAGGCAAGTGCATTGGCATGTAATGCGACAAAAGCAAAGGATTCAGCCATTTCTGTTTTCAGTATTCTAGATCGGAAGTCAAAAATCGATACAAGTAGCGATGAGGGCATGATGCTGGAAAATGTCACAGGCGACATTGATTTCAGTAATGTCAGTTTCAAGTACCCATCACGCCCTGATGTCCAAATATTCAGTGACTTTACATTGCACATTCCTTCCAGAAAG ACCATAGCACTAGTTGGAGAGAGTGGCAGTGGCAAGTCCACAATAATTTCTTTACTGGagcgtttctacgatcctgattcTGGTAGTATCTCAGTAGATGGAGTCGAGATTAAGAGCCTGAGAGTTAGCTGGTTAAGGGATCAGATGGGGCTGGTAGGCCAGGAGCCAGTGCTTTTCAACGACACAATCCGCGCAAACATAACATACGGGAAACACGGGGAGGTGACAGAGGAAGAGGTTAAGGGTGTTGCCAAAGCAGCAAATGCTCATGAGTTTATATCAAGCTTGCCACAGGGATACGACACTCTGGTTGGCGAGAAAGGAGTGCAACTATCTGGTGGACAGAAGCAGCGGGTAGCCATCGCAAGGGCCATTATAAAGGACCCGAAGATACTACTACTTGACGAGGCGACCAGCGCCCTGGACGCGGAATCAGAGCGCATCGTTCAGGACGCATTGGATCGAGTCGTGGTGAGCAGGACCACCATAGTGGTGGCGCACCGCCTCTCCACAATCAAAGGGGCTGATGTGATTGCGGTCCTCAAGGAAGGCAAAATTGCAGAAAAGGGAAATCATGAGGCCCTGATGCGGATCAAGGGCGGAGTCTATGCTTCGCTAGTTGAACTTCGCTCAAATTCTAAGTAG